One part of the Paracoccus sp. MBLB3053 genome encodes these proteins:
- a CDS encoding PQQ-dependent catabolism-associated CXXCW motif protein has product MRFGAVIFLILTAGGALAQVPEPQNFHGEPYRSEVPATLSGARVVDTAEAIELHDSGVPFVDVMPRKARPEGLPDGTIWAAPAHMTITGATWLFDTGYERISPIEEQRLAEGLAAATKGDKTAQFVIFCRRDCWMSWNAGKRAVDLGYTGVIWFPDGSDGWQEAGRDLVIADVP; this is encoded by the coding sequence ATGAGGTTCGGCGCCGTCATTTTCCTGATTTTGACGGCAGGCGGCGCGCTGGCCCAGGTGCCCGAGCCACAGAACTTTCATGGCGAGCCGTATCGTTCCGAAGTGCCCGCTACACTGAGCGGTGCGCGCGTTGTCGACACGGCTGAGGCGATCGAGCTGCATGACAGTGGCGTGCCGTTTGTCGACGTGATGCCGCGCAAGGCAAGGCCCGAGGGTTTGCCGGACGGAACGATCTGGGCCGCCCCTGCCCATATGACGATCACCGGGGCGACATGGCTTTTCGACACGGGATATGAACGGATATCCCCCATCGAAGAGCAGCGGCTTGCCGAAGGGCTCGCCGCAGCCACCAAGGGCGACAAGACTGCACAGTTTGTCATCTTCTGTCGCAGGGATTGCTGGATGAGCTGGAATGCCGGCAAGCGCGCCGTCGATCTGGGCTATACGGGCGTGATCTGGTTCCCTGACGGCAGCGATGGATGGCAGGAAGCGGGGCGCGACCTGGTCATTGCTGACGTCCCGTGA
- a CDS encoding YncE family protein yields the protein MAGPASAADLAFVTSQNAQMLSVVDLDSGDVLARTELPGAPAPVAYDPSHSRAYAISAETGVLSVIDEAGTVLRSKHLPTGAFGIATAPDGYLFVTEWYQGRLMKLDAELNVLWSVPTGHAPAGVATDGKLVATADRDDDRISIFDAVSGKLKARVTVGKHPYAVVIHDGRIWSADVQSNTVSVIDLAEGKLIGQIPTGSHPYGIAFAKGLGFVTDQYAGTVTVFDAGSLEPMRTIETGDYPEGIAPLPDGSGVVVAHWDSNTLVWIDATSLAITREIELPDGPRAFGRFTGRQQ from the coding sequence ATGGCTGGCCCGGCGTCGGCAGCAGATCTGGCATTCGTGACTTCGCAAAACGCGCAGATGCTGAGCGTCGTCGATCTGGACTCGGGGGATGTTCTGGCACGCACCGAATTGCCCGGCGCACCTGCTCCGGTGGCCTATGACCCGTCGCATTCGCGTGCCTATGCCATATCGGCCGAAACCGGGGTGTTGAGCGTCATCGATGAGGCGGGAACGGTTCTGCGCAGCAAGCATCTGCCAACAGGCGCATTCGGCATCGCGACCGCGCCTGATGGCTATCTGTTCGTGACCGAATGGTATCAGGGACGGCTGATGAAACTGGACGCCGAACTGAATGTGCTCTGGTCCGTGCCAACTGGCCATGCGCCAGCCGGCGTGGCGACGGACGGAAAACTGGTGGCGACCGCCGATCGGGACGATGACCGCATCTCGATCTTTGATGCGGTGTCAGGAAAGCTGAAGGCACGGGTCACGGTCGGCAAGCATCCCTATGCGGTCGTCATACATGACGGCAGGATCTGGAGCGCGGACGTGCAAAGCAACACGGTCAGCGTCATCGATCTGGCCGAGGGCAAGCTGATCGGGCAAATCCCGACCGGAAGTCATCCCTACGGGATCGCCTTCGCAAAGGGGCTTGGTTTCGTCACAGACCAATATGCCGGGACGGTGACCGTCTTCGATGCAGGATCGCTCGAGCCGATGAGAACGATCGAAACCGGTGACTACCCGGAAGGCATCGCGCCCTTGCCAGACGGGTCGGGCGTGGTGGTGGCGCATTGGGATTCCAACACCCTTGTCTGGATCGATGCCACGAGCCTTGCCATCACGCGCGAAATCGAGTTGCCCGATGGTCCGCGCGCCTTCGGCAGATTCACGGGACGTCAGCAATGA
- a CDS encoding SRPBCC family protein, with product MKRLLALTLGATIVLATGAQAHGPVRLKLSLDQKLNATPDEVWSVIGKFEDMSWHPAIASVEVSGDGSVDQPEKSERILHLKSDGGDPTITEILSKWQPEKRCYAYRIEAVEVTVLPVTNYASTICVKDDGGKALVEWKAGFYRGYPNNEPPPELNDEAAMAAVNGVYQAGLDALAERFGKAE from the coding sequence ATGAAGCGACTTCTGGCCCTGACCTTGGGCGCCACGATTGTGCTTGCGACTGGGGCGCAGGCCCATGGGCCGGTTCGGCTCAAACTGAGCCTGGATCAGAAACTGAATGCGACACCGGACGAGGTATGGTCCGTGATCGGAAAATTCGAAGACATGAGCTGGCATCCCGCGATCGCATCGGTCGAGGTGAGCGGGGATGGCTCGGTCGATCAACCCGAGAAATCCGAACGGATCCTGCATCTCAAATCCGATGGTGGTGATCCGACGATCACCGAGATCCTGTCGAAGTGGCAGCCCGAAAAACGCTGCTATGCCTATCGTATCGAAGCGGTCGAGGTCACGGTTCTGCCGGTGACCAACTACGCCTCCACGATCTGCGTGAAGGATGATGGCGGCAAGGCGTTGGTTGAGTGGAAGGCAGGGTTCTATCGCGGCTATCCCAATAATGAGCCCCCGCCGGAACTGAACGACGAGGCGGCGATGGCAGCCGTGAACGGGGTCTATCAGGCCGGGCTGGACGCGCTGGCCGAAAGGTTTGGCAAGGCCGAATGA
- a CDS encoding ABC transporter substrate-binding protein: MNCRIIILLAGLCSSSPALGQSSDARQPEQTIRAAVLRVDTPDLPPISRLDTPPLDLGFAGARLAIEDNDTTGQFMGQDFEALEVTATPETAAAALEKLLAEDVGFIVTLADEEQTLKLSDQAGDKALLLNARARGDNLRGADCRFNIIHTAPSHAMLADGIAQFLMWKKWTRWFLISGSHAEDTALADAYRRAATKFGAKIVEERIYEDTGGGRRTDSGHVQVQQQMPVFTQRAKEHDVVLAADEAGIFAPWLPYQTWDPRPVAGSAGLVPRSWHPALEAWGATQFQNRFEKLSMRRMWDEDYQTWLALRMIGEAATRTQSIDAATLKEFMLSDRFEVAGFKGQKLTIRDWDHQLRQPILLTTGDVTASVSPQDQYLHQSSALDTLGIDRPETQCKF, from the coding sequence ATGAATTGCAGAATCATCATACTTTTGGCGGGGTTGTGCAGCTCAAGCCCGGCCCTTGGCCAGTCTTCCGACGCCAGGCAGCCGGAGCAGACCATACGTGCGGCCGTGCTTCGCGTGGACACGCCGGACTTGCCGCCGATCTCGCGTCTGGACACGCCTCCGCTTGATCTTGGTTTTGCCGGGGCGCGGCTCGCGATCGAGGACAACGATACCACTGGCCAGTTCATGGGTCAGGATTTCGAGGCGCTCGAAGTCACCGCCACGCCCGAAACTGCCGCGGCCGCATTGGAAAAATTGCTGGCAGAGGATGTCGGTTTCATCGTGACGCTCGCGGATGAAGAGCAGACGCTCAAGCTCTCGGATCAGGCTGGCGACAAGGCGCTGCTGCTCAATGCCCGAGCAAGGGGTGACAATCTGCGTGGCGCGGATTGCCGCTTCAACATCATCCATACAGCGCCCAGTCACGCCATGCTGGCGGACGGTATTGCCCAGTTCCTGATGTGGAAGAAATGGACGCGCTGGTTCCTGATTTCAGGCAGCCATGCCGAGGATACGGCCCTTGCCGACGCCTATCGCCGCGCGGCCACCAAATTCGGTGCGAAGATCGTCGAGGAACGCATCTATGAAGATACGGGCGGCGGGCGAAGGACCGATAGCGGACATGTGCAAGTCCAGCAGCAGATGCCGGTCTTCACGCAACGCGCCAAAGAACATGATGTCGTTCTGGCGGCAGATGAGGCCGGGATCTTTGCGCCATGGCTGCCTTATCAGACCTGGGACCCACGCCCGGTCGCAGGTTCCGCCGGGCTGGTGCCGCGAAGCTGGCATCCCGCGCTTGAGGCCTGGGGGGCGACGCAGTTTCAGAACCGCTTCGAGAAACTGTCGATGCGGCGCATGTGGGACGAAGATTATCAGACCTGGCTTGCATTGAGGATGATTGGCGAAGCGGCGACGCGAACTCAAAGCATCGATGCGGCCACCCTCAAGGAGTTCATGCTATCGGATCGGTTCGAGGTCGCGGGCTTCAAGGGACAAAAGCTGACCATCCGCGACTGGGACCACCAGTTGCGCCAGCCGATCCTGCTGACCACGGGCGATGTGACGGCATCTGTCAGCCCACAGGATCAGTATCTGCATCAAAGCTCGGCGCTGGATACGCTGGGCATCGACAGGCCTGAAACCCAATGCAAATTCTGA
- a CDS encoding YVTN family beta-propeller repeat protein — MNQLVTAILTSAICLGLGTAALANRVFVSNEKGNDVTVLDSETLEVIGHFPVGARPRGITISPDGKELYVCASDDDLVRVFNPETMEETHTLPSGPDPELFVLHPSGNPLYIANEDDNLVTVVDTQTHKMLAEIPVGVEPEGMGISPDGKVVINTSETTNMAHFIDSESYEIFANVLVDSRPRFAQYNDAGTKLYVSAEIGGTVSVINPETQSIEKKITFDIPGVLPEAIQPVGVRVTKDGKKVFVALGPANRVAVINGETDEVEEYLLVGQRVWQMAFTPDQKYLFTTNGNSNDVSVIDVAAGKVIKSIQVGQQPWGVVVAPN; from the coding sequence ATGAACCAACTCGTGACTGCCATCCTGACCTCGGCGATCTGCCTGGGGCTGGGAACCGCCGCTTTGGCGAACCGCGTCTTCGTGAGCAACGAAAAGGGGAATGACGTGACCGTGCTCGACAGCGAGACGCTGGAGGTCATCGGACATTTCCCGGTCGGTGCCCGACCGCGCGGCATCACGATCAGCCCCGATGGCAAGGAGCTTTATGTCTGCGCATCGGATGACGATCTTGTGCGCGTCTTCAATCCCGAGACGATGGAGGAAACCCATACCCTCCCATCGGGTCCCGATCCCGAGCTTTTCGTGCTGCACCCATCTGGAAACCCGCTTTACATCGCGAATGAGGACGACAACCTCGTGACCGTTGTGGACACGCAGACACACAAGATGCTGGCGGAAATTCCGGTTGGAGTCGAACCCGAGGGAATGGGGATCAGTCCGGATGGCAAGGTTGTCATCAACACCTCGGAAACCACCAACATGGCGCATTTCATCGATTCCGAATCCTATGAGATCTTTGCCAACGTGCTGGTCGACTCGCGCCCCCGCTTTGCCCAGTATAACGATGCCGGCACCAAGCTATATGTGAGCGCCGAAATCGGCGGCACTGTCAGCGTGATCAATCCCGAGACGCAATCGATCGAGAAGAAGATCACCTTTGACATTCCCGGCGTGCTTCCTGAAGCGATTCAGCCCGTGGGGGTGCGCGTTACCAAAGACGGCAAGAAGGTGTTCGTCGCGCTGGGGCCCGCAAACCGGGTCGCCGTCATCAACGGTGAAACGGATGAGGTCGAGGAATATCTGCTTGTCGGCCAGCGCGTCTGGCAAATGGCCTTCACGCCCGACCAGAAATACCTCTTCACGACCAACGGGAATTCGAACGACGTCTCGGTGATCGACGTGGCTGCAGGCAAGGTCATCAAGTCGATCCAGGTCGGACAGCAGCCTTGGGGCGTGGTCGTCGCACCGAACTGA
- a CDS encoding cupredoxin domain-containing protein, with product MTRLLTVLILMTGLAVPAAAQDAPPEKPADAAAKAEAAQMEEGEDDDGEEETGAAAEGVHEAGAKFDYGFSGMLARDNRMQLAPLTLASGKPVAAAEYKLKSGGYYRIDINADGSQELALSGGDFFRAIWVNEIVVNDIEIRPLGVHSLEFDDAGTATLSFIAIMPGRYTLSIPGSQGETQQAVFNIQ from the coding sequence ATGACACGATTGCTGACCGTCCTGATTCTGATGACGGGCCTAGCTGTCCCGGCAGCCGCGCAGGATGCCCCGCCTGAAAAACCCGCAGATGCGGCGGCCAAGGCCGAGGCTGCGCAAATGGAGGAAGGCGAAGACGACGATGGGGAAGAAGAAACTGGCGCGGCCGCCGAGGGCGTGCATGAGGCCGGCGCCAAGTTTGATTATGGCTTTTCGGGGATGCTGGCGCGCGACAATCGTATGCAGCTTGCGCCGCTGACGCTTGCTTCGGGCAAGCCCGTTGCCGCAGCAGAATACAAGCTGAAATCGGGGGGCTATTACCGTATCGACATCAACGCCGACGGCAGCCAGGAACTGGCACTTTCCGGTGGCGATTTCTTCCGCGCCATCTGGGTCAACGAGATCGTGGTGAACGATATCGAGATCCGACCCTTGGGCGTACATTCGCTTGAATTCGACGATGCCGGAACGGCGACGCTGAGCTTCATCGCGATCATGCCGGGACGCTATACCTTGTCGATACCCGGCTCGCAGGGCGAAACCCAGCAGGCCGTCTTCAACATCCAGTAA
- a CDS encoding ABC transporter ATP-binding protein — MTQDALSIQNVSHSFGRFEALKDVSLTVPQGGFTALLGVNGAGKTTLFSLITRLYDNSSGRIEVAGHDLRREPGAALARLGVVFQSRSLDPDLTVAQNLHYHAALHGIGRSEARVRAHEVLTQVGLSDRMGVKVAALSGGQQRRAEIARALIHHPEILLLDEATVGLDVKSRAEVLALTRELTRHGVSALWATHLMDEIRPEDGLVILHRGRVLASGVAREIAGKDSLTEAFLHLTGEGE; from the coding sequence ATGACACAGGACGCGCTTTCCATCCAGAATGTCAGCCACAGCTTCGGGCGCTTCGAGGCATTGAAGGATGTGTCGCTTACCGTGCCCCAAGGAGGCTTCACCGCCCTTCTTGGGGTGAACGGAGCAGGCAAGACGACGCTTTTTTCCCTGATCACAAGGCTTTACGACAATTCATCGGGGCGGATCGAGGTCGCGGGGCATGATCTGCGCCGGGAACCAGGTGCTGCGCTTGCGCGGCTTGGGGTCGTTTTCCAGTCCCGCTCGCTGGACCCGGATCTGACGGTTGCGCAAAACCTCCACTACCACGCCGCATTGCATGGCATCGGAAGATCCGAGGCGCGGGTCCGTGCCCATGAAGTCCTGACGCAGGTCGGGCTTTCGGACCGCATGGGCGTGAAGGTGGCCGCGCTTTCGGGGGGACAGCAACGACGGGCCGAGATCGCCCGCGCGCTTATCCATCACCCCGAAATACTCTTGCTCGACGAAGCGACCGTGGGCCTCGATGTGAAGTCGCGCGCCGAGGTGTTGGCCCTGACCCGCGAATTGACGCGCCACGGCGTCTCGGCGCTTTGGGCGACCCATCTGATGGATGAGATCCGCCCCGAGGACGGGCTTGTCATTCTGCACCGGGGTCGGGTGCTCGCAAGTGGCGTGGCCAGAGAGATCGCTGGCAAAGACAGTCTGACCGAAGCTTTCCTGCATCTGACCGGAGAAGGGGAATGA
- a CDS encoding ABC transporter permease produces the protein MSQRLTSRMWLVAFLGIARRETLRFVNQRGRFLAALVRPLVWLFIFAAGFRAVLGLSITPPYQTYVLYEVYVTPGLCAMIQLFNGMQSSLSMVYDRETGAMRTLLVSPFPRWFLLLSKLVAGVIVSIIQVYTFLAIAWFWDVQPPRLGYLTVLPALILSGLMLGAMGLLLSSAIRQLENFAGVMNFVIFPMFFASTALYPLWRMRESSTLLHDICAVNPFTHAVELVRFALYAKFDLMSFSVVLGCLVLFFAGAVIMYDPSKGLWARRKGGT, from the coding sequence ATGAGCCAACGTCTGACCTCGCGCATGTGGCTGGTCGCGTTTCTGGGGATAGCCCGGCGCGAGACCCTTCGCTTTGTCAACCAGCGCGGACGCTTCCTGGCGGCGCTGGTCAGGCCGCTGGTCTGGCTGTTCATCTTTGCCGCCGGATTTCGAGCGGTGCTGGGGCTTTCGATCACGCCGCCCTACCAGACCTATGTCCTTTATGAGGTATACGTCACCCCAGGCCTTTGCGCGATGATCCAGCTTTTCAACGGCATGCAAAGCTCGCTCTCGATGGTCTATGACCGCGAGACGGGTGCGATGCGCACGCTGCTTGTCAGCCCGTTTCCCCGCTGGTTCCTGCTGTTGTCGAAGCTGGTCGCAGGGGTGATCGTGTCGATCATCCAGGTCTACACCTTTCTCGCGATCGCCTGGTTCTGGGATGTTCAGCCGCCTCGGCTGGGATATCTGACGGTGCTGCCCGCATTGATCCTGTCCGGGCTCATGCTGGGCGCGATGGGGCTGCTGCTGTCATCGGCGATACGGCAGCTTGAAAACTTCGCGGGCGTGATGAACTTCGTGATCTTCCCGATGTTTTTCGCCTCGACCGCGCTCTACCCGTTGTGGCGGATGCGCGAAAGTTCCACGCTCTTGCACGACATCTGTGCCGTCAATCCCTTCACCCATGCGGTTGAGTTGGTTCGCTTTGCCCTTTACGCGAAGTTCGATCTGATGTCCTTCTCGGTGGTGCTGGGTTGTCTCGTCCTGTTTTTCGCAGGGGCCGTGATCATGTATGATCCGTCAAAGGGGCTTTGGGCCCGGCGAAAGGGGGGAACATGA
- the mobA gene encoding molybdenum cofactor guanylyltransferase MobA encodes MNGPPAVILAGGLSSRMGGGNKGLRLLAGETLLARVITRLTPQCGLLAINANGEPEQFEDYGLPVIADSFSGFAGPLAGVLAGMEWAAAQNLDEVVSVSVDTPFLPWDLVHRLVEARGRSGLALAASPGDDGLLRDHPTCAIWPVTLADELRAALESGLHRIGQFAAAYDPGRAVFDSHPVDPFMNLNTPEDLALASRYI; translated from the coding sequence ATGAACGGTCCGCCGGCGGTGATCCTCGCGGGCGGGCTTTCAAGCCGCATGGGTGGGGGAAACAAGGGGCTGCGCCTGCTGGCCGGTGAAACCCTGCTTGCCCGCGTGATCACACGCCTGACCCCGCAATGCGGCCTGCTTGCAATCAACGCGAATGGCGAGCCCGAACAGTTCGAGGATTATGGCCTGCCCGTGATTGCCGACAGCTTTTCCGGCTTTGCCGGACCTCTGGCGGGCGTTCTGGCGGGGATGGAATGGGCGGCAGCGCAGAATCTGGACGAGGTCGTGAGCGTCAGCGTGGATACGCCCTTCCTGCCATGGGACCTCGTGCATCGCCTGGTCGAGGCGAGGGGGCGGTCCGGGTTGGCGCTGGCTGCCAGCCCTGGCGATGACGGCCTGCTTCGCGATCATCCCACTTGCGCGATATGGCCTGTCACGCTGGCAGACGAACTTCGGGCGGCACTTGAATCGGGGCTGCATCGGATCGGCCAGTTCGCCGCTGCCTATGATCCCGGACGGGCCGTCTTTGACAGCCATCCCGTGGATCCCTTCATGAACCTCAATACGCCAGAAGACCTGGCCCTGGCCTCTCGCTACATCTGA
- a CDS encoding Nramp family divalent metal transporter, which yields MTNRNDHPSGVEAKWSIVGPGLVVAATGVGAADLIATTVAGSKYGYALLWAVIAGCIMKVILVEGAGRYSLATGNTIFEGWSSLGRWTHWYFGPYIVIWGFVYGAAAMAGTGLALYSLFPFFSVAVWGILCGLAGLALVWSGRYDVFEKVLTVMVGLMFVTMIIAAAFTVPNLGEIVKGLAPAIPQGALINVLSVAGGVGGTITLAAYGYWLREKGWTTPRFMRVMRMDNGIAYLVTGIFVIATLIVGAELLHSAKIAIGGGDQGMVDLAGVLGERYGVWMSKLFLLGFFAASMSSLVGVWNGVSLMFADFLGHVQGKAHDHPDRLSGGRYYKFYIFWLTFPPMIMMFLGKPVYLILAYGVLGSLFMPFLAITLLWILNTDRVPAEWRNRPLTNLMLLLCAAAFVSLAANELYTRVSAFF from the coding sequence ATGACGAACCGAAACGATCATCCGTCGGGCGTTGAGGCCAAGTGGAGCATCGTCGGCCCGGGTCTGGTTGTTGCGGCGACCGGTGTCGGCGCCGCAGACCTGATCGCGACCACAGTCGCCGGCAGCAAATATGGCTATGCCCTGCTATGGGCTGTCATCGCGGGTTGCATCATGAAGGTGATCCTGGTCGAGGGCGCTGGCCGCTACAGCCTTGCGACCGGCAACACGATCTTTGAAGGCTGGAGCAGCCTCGGCCGCTGGACCCATTGGTATTTCGGCCCCTATATCGTGATCTGGGGCTTCGTCTACGGTGCAGCGGCGATGGCGGGGACGGGCCTTGCGCTCTATTCCCTTTTCCCGTTCTTCAGCGTTGCCGTCTGGGGCATCCTGTGCGGACTTGCCGGTCTCGCGCTGGTCTGGTCGGGTCGCTACGACGTCTTCGAGAAGGTCCTGACCGTGATGGTCGGCCTGATGTTCGTCACGATGATCATCGCGGCTGCCTTCACCGTTCCGAACCTCGGGGAAATCGTCAAGGGCCTTGCTCCGGCCATTCCCCAAGGGGCGCTGATCAACGTGCTCAGCGTGGCTGGCGGTGTCGGCGGCACGATCACCCTTGCAGCCTATGGTTACTGGCTGCGCGAGAAGGGGTGGACCACCCCACGGTTCATGCGAGTGATGCGGATGGACAACGGGATTGCCTATCTCGTCACCGGGATTTTCGTGATCGCCACCCTGATCGTCGGGGCCGAGCTTCTGCATTCGGCCAAAATCGCCATCGGCGGTGGAGATCAGGGCATGGTCGATCTGGCGGGTGTCCTGGGCGAACGCTATGGCGTGTGGATGAGCAAGTTGTTCCTGTTGGGCTTCTTCGCGGCCTCGATGAGCTCGCTGGTCGGGGTCTGGAACGGGGTCAGCCTGATGTTTGCGGACTTCCTGGGCCATGTGCAGGGCAAGGCGCATGATCACCCGGATCGGCTGTCGGGCGGGCGTTACTACAAGTTCTACATCTTCTGGCTGACCTTCCCGCCGATGATCATGATGTTCCTGGGCAAGCCGGTCTACCTGATCCTCGCCTATGGCGTTCTGGGTTCGCTCTTCATGCCGTTCCTGGCCATCACGCTGCTGTGGATACTCAACACCGACCGCGTGCCTGCCGAATGGCGCAACCGCCCGCTGACCAACCTCATGCTGCTGCTTTGTGCCGCCGCGTTCGTTTCCCTTGCCGCGAACGAACTTTACACGCGCGTGTCGGCGTTCTTCTGA
- a CDS encoding ABC transporter permease: protein MRTVTALIITVLAIWQGIIWLAGMPHFLLPSPAAVAEALWLNRVQIVQYAGFTLTEVILGFVIGSALGAALAVAMGFSQRLTSILRPILTFSQTIPVFALAPILTLWLGFGMAPKIAVTVLIVFFPVASAFLDGLARTPQAALDLAQVMGASRGRIMRHLRIPAALPQLATGIRLAAVYAPIGAVIGEWVGGARGLGALMIHANGRMKTDLVFAALLVLSVMTVVFARLVAIALARLWRRYGV from the coding sequence ATGAGAACCGTCACCGCGTTGATCATCACGGTTCTGGCGATTTGGCAGGGCATAATCTGGCTTGCCGGGATGCCGCATTTCCTGCTCCCCTCACCCGCAGCAGTGGCCGAGGCGCTTTGGCTCAATCGGGTCCAGATTGTCCAGTATGCCGGCTTCACCCTGACCGAAGTGATCCTTGGATTCGTGATCGGATCGGCATTGGGTGCGGCATTGGCGGTCGCGATGGGCTTTTCCCAAAGGCTCACCTCGATCCTTCGGCCGATCCTGACGTTTTCGCAGACAATCCCGGTCTTTGCTCTTGCCCCCATCCTGACGCTTTGGCTGGGATTCGGCATGGCTCCGAAGATTGCGGTGACCGTGCTGATCGTGTTCTTCCCGGTCGCATCGGCATTTCTCGACGGGCTTGCGCGCACCCCGCAGGCCGCGCTGGATCTCGCACAAGTCATGGGCGCGTCCCGCGGTCGGATCATGCGCCACCTGCGCATTCCCGCAGCGCTGCCGCAACTGGCAACCGGCATCAGGCTGGCTGCGGTATATGCGCCCATAGGGGCGGTGATCGGCGAATGGGTCGGGGGCGCGCGCGGTCTGGGGGCGCTGATGATCCACGCGAACGGAAGGATGAAGACCGATCTGGTCTTCGCCGCCCTGCTGGTCCTGTCGGTGATGACGGTCGTCTTTGCGCGGCTGGTCGCCATTGCGCTTGCAAGGCTGTGGCGCCGTTACGGCGTGTAA
- a CDS encoding ABC transporter ATP-binding protein, which translates to MSVARVHGRAWVGEAALFAPVDLRLDQGGWTCLLGPSGVGKSTILRLIAGLETGARFEGEVATDRPVALMSQDPGLITWLDVTGNVTLGARLRGEHPDLSRAAELIAAVGLTDRAHHLPENLSGGQRQRVALARTLFEDRPIVLLDEPFSALDARTRAQMQDLAARLLAGRTVLLVTHDPAEAARLGDRILLLREEGLSEWPVPTARPIGAARPYDAPEVLSFQARLMRGMMA; encoded by the coding sequence ATGAGCGTGGCACGGGTCCATGGCCGGGCATGGGTCGGCGAGGCAGCGCTTTTTGCCCCGGTCGACCTGCGTCTGGATCAGGGCGGCTGGACCTGCCTTCTGGGTCCGTCGGGGGTGGGCAAGTCAACCATCCTGCGACTTATCGCGGGGCTGGAAACCGGCGCCCGCTTCGAGGGCGAAGTTGCGACCGATCGGCCCGTCGCTCTGATGTCACAGGATCCGGGGCTGATAACCTGGCTTGATGTGACGGGCAATGTGACCCTTGGTGCGCGGCTTCGCGGCGAACATCCGGACCTGTCGCGCGCAGCGGAACTCATCGCCGCGGTGGGGCTGACGGATCGGGCACACCACTTGCCGGAAAATCTCTCGGGCGGCCAGCGCCAGCGCGTTGCGCTGGCCCGAACCCTGTTTGAGGACAGGCCGATCGTCCTGCTGGATGAACCGTTTTCGGCGCTGGATGCCCGGACCCGCGCGCAGATGCAGGATCTGGCGGCCCGACTGCTGGCCGGTCGGACGGTTCTACTGGTCACGCATGACCCGGCGGAGGCTGCGCGACTGGGCGATCGCATTCTGCTTTTGCGCGAAGAGGGGCTCAGCGAATGGCCCGTGCCGACAGCAAGACCGATTGGTGCGGCGCGCCCCTATGACGCGCCCGAAGTGCTGTCGTTTCAAGCCCGGCTCATGCGGGGAATGATGGCATGA
- the tenA gene encoding thiaminase II has protein sequence MTYGNAFGQWRQASRPDWDAYTRHSFVEGMSDGSLPRADFLTYLVQDYLFLIHFSRAWALAVVKAGDLEEMRACSATVHALLDHEMSLHVQTCAAAGIDVEKMTSTPEAMTNIAYTRYVMDAGLSGDFLDLLAALMPCVLGYGEIGLRLARECAPDTPYQDWIATYSGEDYQQACRQAGQLLDSAIRKRLGDRPEESPRWAELAHRFATATRLEVAFWDLGRA, from the coding sequence ATGACCTACGGCAATGCATTCGGACAGTGGCGGCAAGCATCTCGACCCGATTGGGATGCCTATACCCGACATTCCTTCGTCGAGGGGATGAGCGACGGCTCGCTGCCCCGCGCGGATTTCCTGACCTATCTGGTGCAGGATTACCTGTTTCTCATCCACTTCTCGCGCGCATGGGCGCTGGCTGTGGTGAAGGCGGGCGACCTTGAGGAAATGCGCGCCTGCTCGGCCACGGTGCATGCGCTTCTCGACCACGAGATGAGCCTGCATGTCCAGACCTGCGCCGCTGCCGGTATCGACGTCGAGAAGATGACCAGCACCCCCGAGGCGATGACAAATATCGCCTATACGCGCTACGTCATGGATGCGGGGCTTTCGGGGGATTTCCTGGACCTGCTCGCCGCACTCATGCCCTGCGTGCTGGGCTATGGCGAGATCGGTTTGCGGCTTGCGCGTGAATGCGCGCCCGACACGCCCTATCAAGATTGGATCGCGACTTATTCTGGCGAAGACTATCAGCAAGCCTGCCGACAGGCTGGCCAGCTTCTGGACAGCGCGATCCGCAAGAGGTTGGGCGACAGGCCCGAGGAAAGCCCCCGCTGGGCCGAACTTGCGCATCGCTTTGCGACTGCGACGCGCCTTGAGGTCGCCTTCTGGGATCTGGGCCGGGCATGA